A window of Streptomyces sp. DG1A-41 contains these coding sequences:
- the cydB gene encoding cytochrome d ubiquinol oxidase subunit II has product MELHDVWFVLIAVLWTGYFFLEGFDFGVGVLTKLLARDRPEKRVLINTIGPVWDGNEVWLLSAGGATFAAFPEWYATLFSGFYLPLLLILVCLIVRGVAFEYRAKRPEENWQRNWETAIFWTSLIPAVLWGVAFGNIVRGVKIDQDFNYAGGVLDLLNPYALLGGLVTLALFTFHGTVFVGLKTVGEIRERARKLALRVGLVTALLAFAFLLWTQSDRGDGASLVAVVVAVASLVVAMAAARAGREGWAFALSGLTIVATVAMLFLTLFPNVMPSTLNPDWSLTVTNASSSPYTLKIMTWCAAIATPVVLVYQGWTYWVFRKRIGTQHIAEIVH; this is encoded by the coding sequence ATGGAACTGCACGACGTCTGGTTCGTCCTGATCGCCGTCCTGTGGACCGGCTACTTCTTCCTGGAGGGCTTCGACTTCGGGGTCGGTGTGCTCACGAAGCTGCTCGCCCGCGACCGGCCAGAGAAGCGGGTGCTGATCAACACCATCGGGCCCGTCTGGGACGGTAACGAGGTGTGGCTGCTCTCGGCGGGCGGCGCGACCTTCGCCGCCTTCCCCGAGTGGTACGCCACGCTCTTCTCCGGCTTCTACCTGCCGCTGTTGCTCATCCTGGTCTGCCTCATCGTCCGGGGTGTGGCCTTCGAGTACCGCGCCAAGCGGCCTGAGGAGAACTGGCAGCGCAACTGGGAGACGGCGATCTTCTGGACCTCGCTGATCCCGGCGGTCCTGTGGGGTGTGGCCTTCGGCAACATCGTGCGCGGCGTGAAGATCGACCAGGACTTCAACTACGCCGGCGGCGTCCTGGACCTGCTCAACCCGTACGCGCTGCTGGGTGGTCTGGTCACGCTGGCGCTGTTCACCTTCCACGGGACGGTGTTCGTCGGGCTGAAGACAGTCGGGGAGATCCGGGAGCGGGCGCGGAAGCTGGCGCTGCGGGTCGGACTCGTGACCGCCCTGCTAGCTTTCGCCTTCCTGCTGTGGACGCAGTCCGACCGGGGCGACGGGGCGTCGCTCGTCGCGGTGGTCGTGGCGGTGGCCTCGCTCGTCGTAGCCATGGCCGCGGCGCGGGCGGGGCGTGAGGGCTGGGCGTTCGCCCTGTCGGGGCTCACCATCGTGGCCACGGTGGCCATGCTCTTCCTGACGCTTTTCCCGAACGTCATGCCGTCGACGCTGAACCCGGACTGGAGCCTGACGGTCACCAACGCCTCGTCCAGCCCGTACACGCTGAAGATCATGACCTGGTGTGCGGCGATCGCCACTCCGGTCGTGCTGGTCTATCAGGGCTGGACGTACTGGGTGTTCCGCAAGCGGATCGGTACGCAGCACATCGCCGAGATCGTGCACTGA
- a CDS encoding cytochrome ubiquinol oxidase subunit I, whose translation MDLALAPETLARWQFGITTVYHFLFVPLTISLAALTAGLQTAWVRTEKEKYLRATKFWGKLFLINIAMGVVTGIVQEFQFGMNWSDYSRFVGDVFGAPLAFEALIAFFFESTFIGLWIFGWDKLPKKIHLACIWMVSIGTILSAYFILAANSWMQHPVGYRINEAKGRAELTDFWLVLTQNTALAQVFHTLTAAFLTGGAFMVGIAAFHLVRKKHVPVMKTSLRLGLVTVVVGGLLTAVSGDVLGKIMYQQQPMKMAAAEALWDGEKPAPFSVFAIGDVDKGHNEVAIEIPGLLSFLAKDDFTSYVPGINDVNKAEQEKYGPGDYRPNIPVAYWGFRWMIGFGMTSFAIGLAGLWLTRKKFMLPQHLRVGEDEVPHLVLLPKKALGPTLTKWYWRIAILTLGFPLIASSWGWIFTEMGRQPWVVYGVLQTRHAVSPGVSQAEVITSMAAFTTLYAILAVVEVKLLVKYVKAGPPELTEADLNPPTKIGGDSRDADKPMAFSY comes from the coding sequence GTGGACCTGGCTTTGGCGCCGGAGACCCTGGCGCGATGGCAGTTCGGCATCACCACCGTCTACCACTTTCTGTTCGTCCCCCTGACGATCTCGCTGGCCGCCCTGACGGCCGGGTTGCAGACCGCCTGGGTGCGGACGGAGAAGGAGAAGTACCTCCGGGCGACGAAGTTCTGGGGCAAGCTCTTCCTGATCAACATCGCGATGGGGGTGGTCACCGGCATCGTGCAGGAGTTCCAGTTCGGCATGAACTGGTCCGACTACTCGCGCTTCGTCGGTGACGTCTTCGGCGCGCCGCTCGCCTTCGAGGCCCTGATCGCCTTCTTCTTCGAGTCCACCTTCATCGGCCTGTGGATCTTCGGCTGGGACAAGCTGCCGAAGAAGATCCACCTGGCCTGCATATGGATGGTCTCGATCGGCACGATCCTGTCGGCGTACTTCATCCTCGCGGCCAACTCCTGGATGCAGCACCCGGTCGGCTACCGGATCAACGAGGCCAAGGGGCGGGCCGAGCTCACCGACTTCTGGCTGGTGCTGACCCAGAACACCGCGCTCGCCCAGGTCTTCCACACGCTCACCGCGGCCTTCCTGACCGGTGGCGCCTTCATGGTCGGCATCGCCGCCTTCCACCTGGTCCGCAAGAAGCACGTCCCCGTGATGAAGACCTCGCTGCGGCTCGGCCTCGTCACCGTCGTCGTCGGTGGTCTGCTCACCGCGGTCAGCGGTGACGTCCTCGGCAAGATCATGTACCAGCAGCAGCCGATGAAGATGGCCGCGGCCGAGGCGCTGTGGGACGGCGAGAAGCCGGCGCCCTTCTCGGTCTTCGCCATCGGTGACGTGGACAAGGGGCACAACGAGGTCGCCATCGAGATCCCCGGCCTGCTGTCCTTCCTGGCCAAGGACGACTTCACCTCGTACGTGCCCGGCATCAACGACGTCAACAAGGCCGAGCAGGAGAAGTACGGACCCGGCGACTACCGGCCCAACATCCCCGTCGCCTACTGGGGCTTCCGGTGGATGATCGGTTTCGGCATGACGTCGTTCGCCATCGGCCTGGCAGGGCTGTGGCTGACCCGCAAGAAGTTCATGCTGCCGCAGCATCTGCGGGTGGGCGAGGACGAGGTGCCGCATCTCGTGCTGCTGCCGAAGAAGGCCCTCGGTCCGACCCTCACCAAGTGGTACTGGCGCATCGCGATCCTCACCCTGGGCTTCCCGCTGATCGCCAGCTCCTGGGGCTGGATCTTCACCGAGATGGGCCGTCAGCCGTGGGTCGTCTACGGCGTGCTCCAGACCCGTCACGCGGTCTCCCCCGGTGTTTCCCAGGCCGAGGTCATCACCTCGATGGCCGCCTTCACCACGCTGTACGCGATCCTCGCCGTCGTCGAGGTCAAACTGCTGGTCAAGTACGTCAAGGCGGGCCCGCCTGAGCTCACCGAAGCCGACCTCAACCCGCCCACGAAGATCGGCGGCGACTCCCGTGACGCCGACAAGCCGATGGCCTTCTCGTACTAG
- a CDS encoding cyclophilin-like family protein, which yields MNQRQAGTDPLQIRISWPEGHLTATLDDTPTTQALALPFVSTARTWGEKVFFDTGVSVSRETDAREIVEPGTVAFWTDGDALALMGPRRRGDECRLAGPCNLLGRLDGDPRLLATVRDGDPIRVEPAD from the coding sequence TTGAATCAGCGGCAGGCGGGCACGGACCCGCTCCAGATACGGATCTCCTGGCCCGAGGGGCACCTCACCGCGACCCTCGACGACACCCCGACCACCCAGGCCCTGGCGCTGCCCTTCGTCTCGACCGCCCGCACATGGGGCGAGAAAGTGTTCTTCGACACAGGAGTGTCCGTTTCACGTGAAACAGACGCCCGGGAGATTGTCGAGCCGGGCACGGTCGCCTTCTGGACGGACGGCGACGCCCTCGCCCTCATGGGCCCACGCCGACGAGGCGACGAGTGCCGCCTCGCCGGCCCGTGCAACCTCCTGGGCCGCCTCGACGGCGACCCCCGCCTGCTCGCGACCGTGCGCGACGGCGACCCGATACGCGTGGAGCCGGCCGACTGA